A window of the Electrophorus electricus isolate fEleEle1 chromosome 11, fEleEle1.pri, whole genome shotgun sequence genome harbors these coding sequences:
- the rin2 gene encoding ras and Rab interactor 2 isoform X2 — MATDTTAQPYPLDRSGSFFKLIDTFSTEISELKQEMVQTAREPDTQILQGLDGEVSGLFLQSATCSGVTGVRDSGYNSLGRRMSILDRLTHTHSVWLLLSLSNKDAKRILQPQPPGTFLVRRSSKLQKKVISLRMDGENVPVLIRDFPIRESQYTFSLEGSGISFADLFRLVAFCCISRDVLPFTLKLPEAISAAKTSSDLEEVAKLGIRFWDSDLCHKRRSCESGGIALDSPQKRLKLPGLRSPPAAESLPVPHTRSPSQLDCCQSNGALCFINPLFLQTHSVESCPTQTGNPEALGEQSPLPPWSSKRSDNGRASKAKSASRSPPPRPPPPRSGLHKAVALRTHRSMPDTSISWMKASQGKNGFLGRLSYSFGSSSPSSSPPTKISSPIPVPSLQGKRGPGHPDAEGHRCHLALEDETIEEAVSLTLAKLSLRNAAQESSSPADEAIPAGRERLSDISISTSSSDSLDFNHGFPLPAAATQPRTGRVAGDSSLEEEDEEELELEEEDYGVSVESDQDVSMDPPFKSKKRHSTGTFVLPRALKGHLRKVSGVFNSLMTPEKRAVRRILEQSRDKGTYFGCLVQDYVSFLQENHGCHTSGLDLLQTLRQFITQMKSYLLQSSELDPPIESLIPEDQIDQVLEKAMHKCVLKPLKSVVETALHDFQVSSGAWQQLKENLALAKTKQPREMGVDGASPPDPVAIEKIRHKFHNMRKMYSPEKKVQLLLRVCKLIYTVMEDNSGRLYGADDFLPMLTYVLAQCDMPQLDTEIQYMMELLDPSLLQGEGGYYLTSAYGAMSLIRNFQEEQAARVLSSDTRNTLHQWHRRRTAQRTAQHTVPSVDDFQNYLRVALQEAGSGCTAKTLQIEETVQQLAPDTHPQKIKAELHSRPQVQPFYFVYRRVQNLNLSAPTDQVNGNSVPN; from the exons CTGATAGACACATTCTCCACCGAGATCTCGGAGTTGAAGCAGGAGATGGTTCAAACAGCCAGAGAGCCTGACACACAGATTCTACAAGG GCTGGACGGTGAGGTGAGCGGCCTCTTCCTGCAGTCGGCAACGTGCAGCGGAGTGACTGGGGTGCGCGACTCCGGCTACAACTCCCTTGGCAGACGCATGAGCATCCTGGACagactcacgcacacgcactcggTGTGGCTGCTGCTGTCGCTAAGCAACAAAGACGCCAAGCGCATCCTGCAGCCGCAGCCTCCTGGG ACCTTCCTGGTGAGGAGGTCATCTAAGCTCCAGAAAAAGGTCATCTCTCTGCGCATGGACGGTGAGAACGTCCCAGTGCTCATCAGGGACTTCCCAATCAGAGAGAGCCAGTACA ccttTTCGCTGGAGGGCTCAGGGATCAGCTTTGCTGACCTATTTCGTCTGGTTGCCTTTTGCTGTATAAGCAG AGATGTTCTTCCATTTACGCTGAAGCTTCCCGAGGCCATCTCTGCTGCCAAGACCTCCTCCGACCTGGAAGAGGTGGCCAAATTGGGAATAA GGTTTTGGGACTCAGATTTATGCCATAAGAGGAGGAGTTGTGAGTCTGGTGGAATAGCCCTGGACAGTCCTCAGAAGAGGCTGAAACTACCGGGACTGAGGTCACCCCCCGCGGCCGAGTCACTGCCGGTCCCACACACCCGCAGCCCATCACAGCTGGACTGCTGCCAGTCAAACGGGGCTCTGTGCTTCATTAACCCTCTCTTCCTGCAGACGCACAGCGTTGAGTCCTGTCCCACACAGACTGGTAATCCAGAAGCCTTGGGAGAGCAAAGCCCCCTTCCACCTTGGAGCAGCAAGCGCTCGGACAACGGAAGAGCGAGCAAAGCGAAGAGCGCGTCCCGCTCGCCCCCGCCCCGGCCTCCGCCGCCCCGCTCTGGCCTCCACAAGGCAGTGGCCCTACGCACGCATAGGAGCATGCCCGACACGAGCATAAGCTGGATGAAAGCCTCTCAGGGAAAAAACGGCTTCTTGGGACGCCTGAGTTATTCGTTCGGCTCTTCCTCCCCGTCCTCATCCCCACCTACGAAGATCAGCTCACCCATCCCCGTGCCCTCGCTGCAGGGTAAGAGAGGTCCCGGCCACCCCGACGCCGAGGGTCACCGCTGCCACCTGGCGCTGGAGGACGAGACCATCGAGGAGGCCGTGTCGCTCACCTTGGCCAAGCTGTCCCTGAGGAACGCTGCTCAGGAGAGCAGCAGCCCTGCTGACGAGGCCATCCCCGCTGGGCGGGAGCGCCTCAGTGATATCAgcatctccacctcctcctctgacTCACTCGACTTCAATCACGGTTTCCCGCTGCCGGCAGCTGCCACACAACCCAGGACAGGCCGCGTGGCGGGCGATAGCAGCCttgaggaggaggacgaggaagagCTGGAGTTAGAGGAGGAAGACTACGGCGTGAGCGTGGAGAGCGACCAGGACGTCAGCATGGATCCACCCTTCAAGTCCAAGAAGCGGCACAGCACAGGCACGTTCGTGCTGCCAAGGGCGCTGAAGGGACACCTGCGCAAGGTCAGCGGCGTCTTCAACTCGCTCATGACCCCCGAGAAGAGGGCCGTCCGCAGGATCTTGGAGCAGTCCCGCGACAAGGGCACGTACTTCGGATGCCTGGTGCAGGACTACGTGAGCTTCCTGCAGGAGAACCACGGCTGCCACACCTCGGGCCTGGACCTGTTGCAGACGCTCAGACAGTTCATAACTCAGATGAAGTCCTACCTGCTGCAGAGCTCCGAGCTCGACCCCCCCATCGAGTCCCTCATCCCCGAGGACCAGATCG ATCAGGTTCTGGAGAAGGCCATGCATAAATGTGTGCTGAAGCCTCTGAAGTCTGTGGTGGAGACAGCGCTGCACGACTTTCAGGTGAGCAGCGGGGCCTGGCAGCAGCTGAAGGAGAACCTGGCTCTGGCCAAGACCAAGCAGCCGCGAGAGATGGGGGTGGATGGTGCTAGCCCTCCAGACCCCGTGGCCATTGAGAAGATCCGCCACAAGTTCCACAACATGAGAAAGATGTACTCGCCTGAGAAGAAAGTGCAGCTCCTGCTCCGTGTCTGCAAGCTCATTTACACAGTCATGGAAGACAATTCAG GGAGGCTGTATGGGGCAGATGACTTTCTGCCCATGTTGACTTACGTGCTGGCACAGTGCGACATGCCTCAACTGGATACAGAGATTCAGTACATGATGGAGTTATTGGACCCCTCACTGCTGCAAGGAGAAG GTGGATACTACTTGACCAGTGCGTATGGAGCCATGTCCCTCATTAGGAACTTTCAGGAGGAGCAGGCGGCACGCGTGCTCAGTTCAGACACCCGTAACACGCTCCACCAGTGGCACCGCAGACGCACCGCCCAGCGTACTGCCCAGCATACCGTGCCTTCTGTGGACGACTTTCAG AACTATCTAAGAGTGGCATTGCAGGAAGCAGGCAGTGGTTGCACGGCCAAAACCCTGCAG
- the rin2 gene encoding ras and Rab interactor 2 isoform X3, which produces MATDTTAQPYPLDRSGSFFKLIDTFSTEISELKQEMVQTAREPDTQILQGLDGEVSGLFLQSATCSGVTGVRDSGYNSLGRRMSILDRLTHTHSVWLLLSLSNKDAKRILQPQPPGTFLVRRSSKLQKKVISLRMDGENVPVLIRDFPIRESQYTFSLEGSGISFADLFRLVAFCCISRDVLPFTLKLPEAISAAKTSSDLEEVAKLGIRFWDSDLCHKRRSCESGGIALDSPQKRLKLPGLRSPPAAESLPVPHTRSPSQLDCCQSNGALCFINPLFLQTHSVESCPTQTGNPEALGEQSPLPPWSSKRSDNGRASKAKSASRSPPPRPPPPRSGLHKAVALRTHRSMPDTSISWMKASQGKNGFLGRLSYSFGSSSPSSSPPTKISSPIPVPSLQGKRGPGHPDAEGHRCHLALEDETIEEAVSLTLAKLSLRNAAQESSSPADEAIPAGRERLSDISISTSSSDSLDFNHGFPLPAAATQPRTGRVAGDSSLEEEDEEELELEEEDYGVSVESDQDVSMDPPFKSKKRHSTGTFVLPRALKGHLRKVSGVFNSLMTPEKRAVRRILEQSRDKGTYFGCLVQDYVSFLQENHGCHTSGLDLLQTLRQFITQMKSYLLQSSELDPPIESLIPEDQIDQVLEKAMHKCVLKPLKSVVETALHDFQVSSGAWQQLKENLALAKTKQPREMGVDGASPPDPVAIEKIRHKFHNMRKMYSPEKKVQLLLRVCKLIYTVMEDNSGRLYGADDFLPMLTYVLAQCDMPQLDTEIQYMMELLDPSLLQGEGGYYLTSAYGAMSLIRNFQEEQAARVLSSDTRNTLHQWHRRRTAQRTAQHTVPSVDDFQIEETVQQLAPDTHPQKIKAELHSRPQVQPFYFVYRRVQNLNLSAPTDQVNGNSVPN; this is translated from the exons CTGATAGACACATTCTCCACCGAGATCTCGGAGTTGAAGCAGGAGATGGTTCAAACAGCCAGAGAGCCTGACACACAGATTCTACAAGG GCTGGACGGTGAGGTGAGCGGCCTCTTCCTGCAGTCGGCAACGTGCAGCGGAGTGACTGGGGTGCGCGACTCCGGCTACAACTCCCTTGGCAGACGCATGAGCATCCTGGACagactcacgcacacgcactcggTGTGGCTGCTGCTGTCGCTAAGCAACAAAGACGCCAAGCGCATCCTGCAGCCGCAGCCTCCTGGG ACCTTCCTGGTGAGGAGGTCATCTAAGCTCCAGAAAAAGGTCATCTCTCTGCGCATGGACGGTGAGAACGTCCCAGTGCTCATCAGGGACTTCCCAATCAGAGAGAGCCAGTACA ccttTTCGCTGGAGGGCTCAGGGATCAGCTTTGCTGACCTATTTCGTCTGGTTGCCTTTTGCTGTATAAGCAG AGATGTTCTTCCATTTACGCTGAAGCTTCCCGAGGCCATCTCTGCTGCCAAGACCTCCTCCGACCTGGAAGAGGTGGCCAAATTGGGAATAA GGTTTTGGGACTCAGATTTATGCCATAAGAGGAGGAGTTGTGAGTCTGGTGGAATAGCCCTGGACAGTCCTCAGAAGAGGCTGAAACTACCGGGACTGAGGTCACCCCCCGCGGCCGAGTCACTGCCGGTCCCACACACCCGCAGCCCATCACAGCTGGACTGCTGCCAGTCAAACGGGGCTCTGTGCTTCATTAACCCTCTCTTCCTGCAGACGCACAGCGTTGAGTCCTGTCCCACACAGACTGGTAATCCAGAAGCCTTGGGAGAGCAAAGCCCCCTTCCACCTTGGAGCAGCAAGCGCTCGGACAACGGAAGAGCGAGCAAAGCGAAGAGCGCGTCCCGCTCGCCCCCGCCCCGGCCTCCGCCGCCCCGCTCTGGCCTCCACAAGGCAGTGGCCCTACGCACGCATAGGAGCATGCCCGACACGAGCATAAGCTGGATGAAAGCCTCTCAGGGAAAAAACGGCTTCTTGGGACGCCTGAGTTATTCGTTCGGCTCTTCCTCCCCGTCCTCATCCCCACCTACGAAGATCAGCTCACCCATCCCCGTGCCCTCGCTGCAGGGTAAGAGAGGTCCCGGCCACCCCGACGCCGAGGGTCACCGCTGCCACCTGGCGCTGGAGGACGAGACCATCGAGGAGGCCGTGTCGCTCACCTTGGCCAAGCTGTCCCTGAGGAACGCTGCTCAGGAGAGCAGCAGCCCTGCTGACGAGGCCATCCCCGCTGGGCGGGAGCGCCTCAGTGATATCAgcatctccacctcctcctctgacTCACTCGACTTCAATCACGGTTTCCCGCTGCCGGCAGCTGCCACACAACCCAGGACAGGCCGCGTGGCGGGCGATAGCAGCCttgaggaggaggacgaggaagagCTGGAGTTAGAGGAGGAAGACTACGGCGTGAGCGTGGAGAGCGACCAGGACGTCAGCATGGATCCACCCTTCAAGTCCAAGAAGCGGCACAGCACAGGCACGTTCGTGCTGCCAAGGGCGCTGAAGGGACACCTGCGCAAGGTCAGCGGCGTCTTCAACTCGCTCATGACCCCCGAGAAGAGGGCCGTCCGCAGGATCTTGGAGCAGTCCCGCGACAAGGGCACGTACTTCGGATGCCTGGTGCAGGACTACGTGAGCTTCCTGCAGGAGAACCACGGCTGCCACACCTCGGGCCTGGACCTGTTGCAGACGCTCAGACAGTTCATAACTCAGATGAAGTCCTACCTGCTGCAGAGCTCCGAGCTCGACCCCCCCATCGAGTCCCTCATCCCCGAGGACCAGATCG ATCAGGTTCTGGAGAAGGCCATGCATAAATGTGTGCTGAAGCCTCTGAAGTCTGTGGTGGAGACAGCGCTGCACGACTTTCAGGTGAGCAGCGGGGCCTGGCAGCAGCTGAAGGAGAACCTGGCTCTGGCCAAGACCAAGCAGCCGCGAGAGATGGGGGTGGATGGTGCTAGCCCTCCAGACCCCGTGGCCATTGAGAAGATCCGCCACAAGTTCCACAACATGAGAAAGATGTACTCGCCTGAGAAGAAAGTGCAGCTCCTGCTCCGTGTCTGCAAGCTCATTTACACAGTCATGGAAGACAATTCAG GGAGGCTGTATGGGGCAGATGACTTTCTGCCCATGTTGACTTACGTGCTGGCACAGTGCGACATGCCTCAACTGGATACAGAGATTCAGTACATGATGGAGTTATTGGACCCCTCACTGCTGCAAGGAGAAG GTGGATACTACTTGACCAGTGCGTATGGAGCCATGTCCCTCATTAGGAACTTTCAGGAGGAGCAGGCGGCACGCGTGCTCAGTTCAGACACCCGTAACACGCTCCACCAGTGGCACCGCAGACGCACCGCCCAGCGTACTGCCCAGCATACCGTGCCTTCTGTGGACGACTTTCAG
- the rin2 gene encoding ras and Rab interactor 2 isoform X1, producing the protein MATDTTAQPYPLDRSGSFFKLIDTFSTEISELKQEMVQTAREPDTQILQGLDGEVSGLFLQSATCSGVTGVRDSGYNSLGRRMSILDRLTHTHSVWLLLSLSNKDAKRILQPQPPGTFLVRRSSKLQKKVISLRMDGENVPVLIRDFPIRESQYTFSLEGSGISFADLFRLVAFCCISRDVLPFTLKLPEAISAAKTSSDLEEVAKLGIRFWDSDLCHKRRSCESGGIALDSPQKRLKLPGLRSPPAAESLPVPHTRSPSQLDCCQSNGALCFINPLFLQTHSVESCPTQTGNPEALGEQSPLPPWSSKRSDNGRASKAKSASRSPPPRPPPPRSGLHKAVALRTHRSMPDTSISWMKASQGKNGFLGRLSYSFGSSSPSSSPPTKISSPIPVPSLQGKRGPGHPDAEGHRCHLALEDETIEEAVSLTLAKLSLRNAAQESSSPADEAIPAGRERLSDISISTSSSDSLDFNHGFPLPAAATQPRTGRVAGDSSLEEEDEEELELEEEDYGVSVESDQDVSMDPPFKSKKRHSTGTFVLPRALKGHLRKVSGVFNSLMTPEKRAVRRILEQSRDKGTYFGCLVQDYVSFLQENHGCHTSGLDLLQTLRQFITQMKSYLLQSSELDPPIESLIPEDQIDQVLEKAMHKCVLKPLKSVVETALHDFQVSSGAWQQLKENLALAKTKQPREMGVDGASPPDPVAIEKIRHKFHNMRKMYSPEKKVQLLLRVCKLIYTVMEDNSGRLYGADDFLPMLTYVLAQCDMPQLDTEIQYMMELLDPSLLQGEGGYYLTSAYGAMSLIRNFQEEQAARVLSSDTRNTLHQWHRRRTAQRTAQHTVPSVDDFQNYLRVALQEAGSGCTAKTLQVRPYATTEEVCQLCAVKFNVPDPDSHALFLQIEETVQQLAPDTHPQKIKAELHSRPQVQPFYFVYRRVQNLNLSAPTDQVNGNSVPN; encoded by the exons CTGATAGACACATTCTCCACCGAGATCTCGGAGTTGAAGCAGGAGATGGTTCAAACAGCCAGAGAGCCTGACACACAGATTCTACAAGG GCTGGACGGTGAGGTGAGCGGCCTCTTCCTGCAGTCGGCAACGTGCAGCGGAGTGACTGGGGTGCGCGACTCCGGCTACAACTCCCTTGGCAGACGCATGAGCATCCTGGACagactcacgcacacgcactcggTGTGGCTGCTGCTGTCGCTAAGCAACAAAGACGCCAAGCGCATCCTGCAGCCGCAGCCTCCTGGG ACCTTCCTGGTGAGGAGGTCATCTAAGCTCCAGAAAAAGGTCATCTCTCTGCGCATGGACGGTGAGAACGTCCCAGTGCTCATCAGGGACTTCCCAATCAGAGAGAGCCAGTACA ccttTTCGCTGGAGGGCTCAGGGATCAGCTTTGCTGACCTATTTCGTCTGGTTGCCTTTTGCTGTATAAGCAG AGATGTTCTTCCATTTACGCTGAAGCTTCCCGAGGCCATCTCTGCTGCCAAGACCTCCTCCGACCTGGAAGAGGTGGCCAAATTGGGAATAA GGTTTTGGGACTCAGATTTATGCCATAAGAGGAGGAGTTGTGAGTCTGGTGGAATAGCCCTGGACAGTCCTCAGAAGAGGCTGAAACTACCGGGACTGAGGTCACCCCCCGCGGCCGAGTCACTGCCGGTCCCACACACCCGCAGCCCATCACAGCTGGACTGCTGCCAGTCAAACGGGGCTCTGTGCTTCATTAACCCTCTCTTCCTGCAGACGCACAGCGTTGAGTCCTGTCCCACACAGACTGGTAATCCAGAAGCCTTGGGAGAGCAAAGCCCCCTTCCACCTTGGAGCAGCAAGCGCTCGGACAACGGAAGAGCGAGCAAAGCGAAGAGCGCGTCCCGCTCGCCCCCGCCCCGGCCTCCGCCGCCCCGCTCTGGCCTCCACAAGGCAGTGGCCCTACGCACGCATAGGAGCATGCCCGACACGAGCATAAGCTGGATGAAAGCCTCTCAGGGAAAAAACGGCTTCTTGGGACGCCTGAGTTATTCGTTCGGCTCTTCCTCCCCGTCCTCATCCCCACCTACGAAGATCAGCTCACCCATCCCCGTGCCCTCGCTGCAGGGTAAGAGAGGTCCCGGCCACCCCGACGCCGAGGGTCACCGCTGCCACCTGGCGCTGGAGGACGAGACCATCGAGGAGGCCGTGTCGCTCACCTTGGCCAAGCTGTCCCTGAGGAACGCTGCTCAGGAGAGCAGCAGCCCTGCTGACGAGGCCATCCCCGCTGGGCGGGAGCGCCTCAGTGATATCAgcatctccacctcctcctctgacTCACTCGACTTCAATCACGGTTTCCCGCTGCCGGCAGCTGCCACACAACCCAGGACAGGCCGCGTGGCGGGCGATAGCAGCCttgaggaggaggacgaggaagagCTGGAGTTAGAGGAGGAAGACTACGGCGTGAGCGTGGAGAGCGACCAGGACGTCAGCATGGATCCACCCTTCAAGTCCAAGAAGCGGCACAGCACAGGCACGTTCGTGCTGCCAAGGGCGCTGAAGGGACACCTGCGCAAGGTCAGCGGCGTCTTCAACTCGCTCATGACCCCCGAGAAGAGGGCCGTCCGCAGGATCTTGGAGCAGTCCCGCGACAAGGGCACGTACTTCGGATGCCTGGTGCAGGACTACGTGAGCTTCCTGCAGGAGAACCACGGCTGCCACACCTCGGGCCTGGACCTGTTGCAGACGCTCAGACAGTTCATAACTCAGATGAAGTCCTACCTGCTGCAGAGCTCCGAGCTCGACCCCCCCATCGAGTCCCTCATCCCCGAGGACCAGATCG ATCAGGTTCTGGAGAAGGCCATGCATAAATGTGTGCTGAAGCCTCTGAAGTCTGTGGTGGAGACAGCGCTGCACGACTTTCAGGTGAGCAGCGGGGCCTGGCAGCAGCTGAAGGAGAACCTGGCTCTGGCCAAGACCAAGCAGCCGCGAGAGATGGGGGTGGATGGTGCTAGCCCTCCAGACCCCGTGGCCATTGAGAAGATCCGCCACAAGTTCCACAACATGAGAAAGATGTACTCGCCTGAGAAGAAAGTGCAGCTCCTGCTCCGTGTCTGCAAGCTCATTTACACAGTCATGGAAGACAATTCAG GGAGGCTGTATGGGGCAGATGACTTTCTGCCCATGTTGACTTACGTGCTGGCACAGTGCGACATGCCTCAACTGGATACAGAGATTCAGTACATGATGGAGTTATTGGACCCCTCACTGCTGCAAGGAGAAG GTGGATACTACTTGACCAGTGCGTATGGAGCCATGTCCCTCATTAGGAACTTTCAGGAGGAGCAGGCGGCACGCGTGCTCAGTTCAGACACCCGTAACACGCTCCACCAGTGGCACCGCAGACGCACCGCCCAGCGTACTGCCCAGCATACCGTGCCTTCTGTGGACGACTTTCAG AACTATCTAAGAGTGGCATTGCAGGAAGCAGGCAGTGGTTGCACGGCCAAAACCCTGCAGGTCCGGCCGTATGCCACCACTGAAGAGGTGtgtcagctgtgtgctgtgaagTTCAAT